ATTTCAATGCCGCCGGTGCCGTTAACTGACTCAGCCCTGACAGCACGGCGAATATCTTCAGCAACTTCATAGGCCTCGACAAGCTCGGTGTTGATCAAAATAATACCAAATTCTTCACCACCGTAGCGGGCTAAAATATCGCTTTTACGAAGAGTTTTTTGCAAAAATTGTGAAAACCAGATTAAAACCGAGTCACCACGTTGGTGGCCAAAGGTGTCGTTAACATTTTTAAACAAATCAATATCGATCAGGAGAAGGCTAACGGGTTCTTCTGGATAACGTCGTACCCGCTCTATTTCACCAAGCAGGCGTTCGTTAAAGTAACGCCGATTGTACAAGCCGGTAAGGTCATCTTTAATGGCGATGCGCAGAGTTTTCTCAAAACGTTTGGAGTTGTCAATGGCGGCACCAACGGTATGACCAATCATTGAGAGCATCATCACTACATCATCACCGATTGGTGTTTGTGATGCCGAATTGTCCACCAGAAGAACTCCTTCGACACACTCGGCATTTTGGGTTTTGTGTACCGGACACAGATCACATTTCCGTTGTTTTTCTTCGATGGTCAGCTCATGACTGGAACCGCATTTTGTGCCGGAAACAAGCCAGCAGCGTACCCACTTATTGCCGTAGGCCGGGCAGCTGTGTTCCTTGCAGTTGGTTATTTCCCAGCAGGATATTCGTTTTTTGTTGATAATAGGCACAACGGCGAAGGAGGTGAGGCCAAGATCTTTAATGAAAGGGTCATTGTCGGCTATTTGGTTCCAGAGAGGGATCCCGGTAATCAACGGGCTTGTAAAGATGAAGTTTTCGGAAATCGGGATTTCAAGTCGCTTAATTACACCTTCTTCAAAACCTTTGCTCAGCTTTCCGCAGAGAACACCCCGGTGATGTTTAACAAAAAAGAGAGCAATCCTGTCGAAGGAGAAAACGTCTTCAACCAAGTCTACGAAACGGTGCTCAACTGTGTCAATGTCGAGGTCCTCATAGATGAGAGAAAGCCACTCCAGGACTTTCAGGTTGTCGTAGGGCATATGTTTATGACTCAGTTGTTTGAGGTGGCCGTGTTGTCTGCCGTTAATCGTTTTGGATTCATTGAGCGATTATTGCCTTACTCAAGCTAGCAAATTGTGCGCCAGCACCTATTGATTCTGAAATATGTATTTATTTTAGCAGGTTAGGAAGATAAATGCCAAGAAATAATGGTTGGGGAAAGCCCTGTATTCCGAAAAACAGGAAATGGAATCCGTAAGAATGGATTTACCTGTGTTCTGGCGGTTATAACTGGACAGTAATTTCCATTTGAACACAAGATTAAAAATCCCCCTAAATCCCCCTTTTCAAA
This window of the Desulfobulbaceae bacterium genome carries:
- a CDS encoding diguanylate cyclase; translation: MPYDNLKVLEWLSLIYEDLDIDTVEHRFVDLVEDVFSFDRIALFFVKHHRGVLCGKLSKGFEEGVIKRLEIPISENFIFTSPLITGIPLWNQIADNDPFIKDLGLTSFAVVPIINKKRISCWEITNCKEHSCPAYGNKWVRCWLVSGTKCGSSHELTIEEKQRKCDLCPVHKTQNAECVEGVLLVDNSASQTPIGDDVVMMLSMIGHTVGAAIDNSKRFEKTLRIAIKDDLTGLYNRRYFNERLLGEIERVRRYPEEPVSLLLIDIDLFKNVNDTFGHQRGDSVLIWFSQFLQKTLRKSDILARYGGEEFGIILINTELVEAYEVAEDIRRAVRAESVNGTGGIEITISIGVATFSEKSHTFEGLISKADKALYSAKAQGRNKTIIFE